A genomic segment from Chanos chanos chromosome 2, fChaCha1.1, whole genome shotgun sequence encodes:
- the arpp19a gene encoding cAMP-regulated phosphoprotein 19a isoform X2 encodes MSEEIEETKTVETSAEEQNTKVICPEKVEEAKLKARYPHLGNKPMGSDILRKRLQKGPKYFDSGDYNMAKAKIKNKQLPTAAAEKTEVTGDHIPTPQDLPQRKPSLVTSKLAG; translated from the exons ATGTCTGAAGAAATCGAAGAAACAAAGACTGTAGAGACTTCGGCGGAGGAGCAAAAC ACTAAAGTGATCTGTCCGGAGAAGGTTGAGGAAGCCAAACTCAAGGCTAGATATCCTCATCTTGGCAACAAACCGATGGGTTCTGATATCCTTAGGAAAAGGCTTCAAAAAGgg CCAAAATACTTTGACTCCGGCGATTACAACATGGCCAAGGCCAAGATAAAGAACAAACAGCTCCCCACGGCCGCCGCGGAGAAGACTGAAGTGACCGGAGACCACATCCCCACACCCCAGGACTTACCTCAGAGGAAACCGTCTTTGGTCACCAGCAAACTGGCTGGGTGA
- the atosa gene encoding atos homolog protein A isoform X1, protein MKSKQKSEEGRRKEKTLEGIKVAEGNMKPDRDTAEEFFEYDAEEFLIFLTLLITEGRTPECSVKGRTEGLHCPPAQSAMPVLTKHECSDKLPQCRQARRTRSEVMLLWRNNIPIMIEVMLLPDCCYSDEGLTTDGTDINDPAIKQDALLLERWTLQQVPRQSGDRFIEEKTLLLAVRSYVFFSQLSAWLSASHGIVPRNILYRISAADEELVWNFSQTPSEHAFPVPNVSHSVALKVSVQSLPRQPNYPVLKCSIHSGLSFLGKRSLEPGEGPLRAGELGESHGGFRLQGSPLLSRPLRSPLPQSPLNARKYQPPEALPPGKAAKWFYSKLNSGPDIPPAEVRGSYANGAESLKAPGTESPIHIFKSLSLTDPPATPSPSPRPLSGETNPLIGSLLQERQEVIARIAQRLNFCDPTAPHIPDALFPSPRGTGETQAPKTLWGSHQDEGPFKKTKEPSFPTPPAFAHDRGFPERAGPERSRPSLFDTPLSAQSKARLDNEPRLSPRPAICRKLLLGDSTENSLISEAMQDISRLIQDRLQNSQSLLNCTYKLCKEGSLLKPPPDRPDCSQGNQCDSRPPSHRTSADSPNIGNIAKPHICTDLSGTRLKDANSIQQDCSHRPQNVACLKLEDARVKPELKTFTERLQNAKNDSSWNSVVKNKESGRSPENSPRENGPSRRERLPAGEAVRARGFEQATTVQSGPKRDENRDPSAPTTSLTHSPPSPESSPRPETAFNGHSVLRTSPPSPLKPCNNWKKQNRHSIDGTATKAFHPCTGLPLLSSPVPQRKSQTGYFDLDASLIGCKGLPWASSKRVCLKREADRDEPQQQLLSASAPPASLSLLGNFEECVLNYRLEPLGNVEGFTAEVGASGTFCPSHMTLPVDVSFYSVSDDNAPSPYMGVINLESLGKRGYRVPPSGTIQVTLFNPNKTVVKMFVVMYDLREMPANHQTFLRQRTFSVPVKRESNGHVNKKSPPLGQGRTLRYLVHLRFQSSKSGKIYLHRDIRLLFSRKSMEVDSGAAYELKSFTESPADPPFSPRC, encoded by the exons ACACTGCCGAGGAGTTCTTCGAGTATGACGCCGAAGAGTTCCTGATTTTCCTGACCCTACTCATCACAGAGGGGCGTACTCCGGAATGTTCCGTGAAGGGTCGCACGGAGGGGCTCCACTGTCCCCCTGCGCAGTCAGCAATGCCCGTCCTGACAAAACACGAGTGTAGTGACAAACTGCCACAG TGCCGTCAAGCGAGGAGgacaaggtcagaggtcatgttGTTGTGGAGGAACAACATCCCTATTATGATTGAGGTCATGCTGCTCCCCGACTGCTGCTATAGCGACGAGGGCCTGACGACAGATGGCACAGACATCAACGACCCTGCCATCAAGCAGGATGCACTGCTTCTGGAGAGGTGGACCCTGCAGCAAGTTCCCAGACA GAGCGGAGACCGTTTCATCGAGGAGAAGACTCTGCTGTTGGCTGTGCGCTCCTATGTCTTCTTCTCCCAGCTCAGCGCTTGGCTCAGTGCTTCCCACGGAATCGTCCCCAGAAACATCCTCTACAG GATAAGCGCCGCCGACGAGGAGCTCGTGTGGAACTTCTCGCAGACTCCGTCGGAACACGCTTTCCCCGTTCCCAACGTGTCGCACAGCGTCGCCCTCAAGGTGAGCGTCCAGTCGCTGCCACGCCAGCCCAACTACCCTGTCCTCAAATGCAGCATCCACTCTGGCCTCTCTTTTCTGGGCAAGAGGAGCCTGGAGCCGGGAGAGGGTCCGTTGCGTGCGGGCGAACTGGGCGAGAGTCACGGTGGCTTCCGCCTGCAAGGCTCGCCGCTCCTCTCCCGTCCCCTGCGTTCCCCTCTCCCCCAAAGCCCCCTCAACGCACGCAAATACCAGCCCCCCGAGGCCTTGCCCCCCGGCAAAGCCGCCAAGTGGTTCTACTCCAAGTTGAACAGCGGTCCCGACATCCCGCCCGCGGAAGTCCGAGGATCGTACGCTAACGGCGCGGAAAGCTTGAAGGCCCCGGGTACGGAGTCGCCCATCCACATATTCAAGTCCCTGTCCCTGACTGACCCCCCAGCGACGCCTAGCCCGAGTCCCCGGCCCCTCTCTGGCGAAACGAATCCCCTGATCGGTTCGCTGCTCCAGGAGAGACAAGAAGTCATCGCCCGCATCGCCCAACGTCTCAATTTCTGCGACCCCACCGCCCCCCACATCCCCGACGCCCTGTTCCCCAGTCCCAGGGGGACAGGGGAGACCCAGGCCCCCAAGACCCTGTGGGGCTCTCATCAGGATGAGGGCCCGTTCAAGAAAACCAAAGAGCCCAGTTTCCCCACCCCGCCTGCCTTTGCGCACGACAGAGGCTTTCCGGAGAGGGCCGGCCCCGAAAGGAGCCGGCCCTCTCTCTTCGACACGCCCCTCAGCGCTCAGAGCAAAGCTAGACTGGACAACGAGCCTCGGCTCTCGCCCAGACCAGCCATCTGCAGGAAGCTGCTGTTGGGCGACTCGACCGAGAACTCGCTCATATCGGAGGCGATGCAAGACATCTCGCGTCTCATCCAGGACAGACTCCAGAACTCGCAGAGCCTCCTGAACTGCACGTACAAGCTCTGCAAGGAAGGCTCGCTGCTCAAGCCTCCCCCCGACAGACCGGACTGTAGCCAGGGAAACCAGTGCGACAGCCGCCCCCCAAGCCATCGTACCTCCGCCGACTCCCCCAATATCGGCAATATCGCCAAGCCTCACATTTGCACAGACCTGAGTGGTACCAGACTCAAAGACGCCAACAGTATCCAGCAAGACTGTTCCCACAGACCCCAGAATGTGGCCTGTTTAAAACTTGAAGACGCAAGGGTCAAGCCCGAGTTAAAAACTTTTACAGAACGTTTACAGAATGCCAAAAACGACTCCTCCTGGAACTCCGTcgtgaaaaacaaagagagcgGCAGGAGCCCCGAAAACTCTCCCAGAGAGAACGGCCCGTCGAGGAGAGAACGCCTCCCCGCCGGCGAGGCCGTGCGGGCCAGAGGCTTTGAGCAGGCGACGACAGTCCAGTCCGGCCCCAAACGAGACGAGAACCGAGACCCCTCAGCTCCAACCACCAGCCTTACCCACTCACCCCCGAGCCCCGAGTCCAGTCCCAGGCCTGAGACCGCGTTCAACGGCCACAGTGTCCTG AGAACCagtcctccctctcctctgaaGCCATGCAATAACTGGAAAAAGCAGAATCGCCACTCCATTGACGGTACAGCGACGAAAGCCTTCCACCCTTGCACCGGCCTGCCTCTGCTCTCCAGCCCG GTTCCTCAAAGGAAAAGCCAGACGGGTTATTTTGATTTAGACgcctctctgattggttgcaAAGGCCTCCCCTGGGCGTCCAGTAAAAG GGTCTGCTTGAAGAGAGAGGCTGACAGGGATGAACCCCAGCAGCAGCTGCTGAGTGCCAGTGCTCCTCCCGCCAGCCTCAGCCTCTTAGGAAACTTTGAG GAATGCGTGTTGAACTATCGCTTGGAGCCACTGGGGAACGTGGAGGGCTTTACTGCAGAGGTGGGTGCCAGTGGAACATTCTGCCCCAGTCACATGACCTTGCCAGTGGACGTGTCCTTCTACAGTGTCTCAGATGATAATGCACCTTCTCCTTATATG GGGGTTATAAACTTGGAATCTCTTGGTAAAAGGGGATATCGAGTACCTCCATCTGGAACCATTCAAGTG ACCTTATTCAACCCTAACAAGACTGTGGTGAAGATGTTTGTGGTGATGTACGACCTGAGAGAGATGCCAGCCAACCACCAGACATTCCTCCGCCAGAGGACCTTCTCTGTCCCAGTGAAGCGGGAGTCCAACGGCCATGTCAATAAGAAGTCCCCTCCCCTGGGACAGGGACGGACCCTTCGCTACCTCGTTCATCTGAG GTTCCAGAGCTCCAAATCTGGAAAAATCTACCTCCACCGAGACATCCGGCTCCTGTTTTCTCGCAAATCCATGGAAGTGGATAGTGGTGCTGCCTACGAGCTCAAATCCTTCACAGAGTCGCCTGCAGACCCTCCCTTCTCTCCCAGATGCTAG
- the atosa gene encoding atos homolog protein A isoform X2 — protein MKSKQKSEEGRRKEKTLEGIKVAEGNMKPDRDTAEEFFEYDAEEFLIFLTLLITEGRTPECSVKGRTEGLHCPPAQSAMPVLTKHECSDKLPQCRQARRTRSEVMLLWRNNIPIMIEVMLLPDCCYSDEGLTTDGTDINDPAIKQDALLLERWTLQQVPRQSGDRFIEEKTLLLAVRSYVFFSQLSAWLSASHGIVPRNILYRISAADEELVWNFSQTPSEHAFPVPNVSHSVALKVSVQSLPRQPNYPVLKCSIHSGLSFLGKRSLEPGEGPLRAGELGESHGGFRLQGSPLLSRPLRSPLPQSPLNARKYQPPEALPPGKAAKWFYSKLNSGPDIPPAEVRGSYANGAESLKAPGTESPIHIFKSLSLTDPPATPSPSPRPLSGETNPLIGSLLQERQEVIARIAQRLNFCDPTAPHIPDALFPSPRGTGETQAPKTLWGSHQDEGPFKKTKEPSFPTPPAFAHDRGFPERAGPERSRPSLFDTPLSAQSKARLDNEPRLSPRPAICRKLLLGDSTENSLISEAMQDISRLIQDRLQNSQSLLNCTYKLCKEGSLLKPPPDRPDCSQGNQCDSRPPSHRTSADSPNIGNIAKPHICTDLSGTRLKDANSIQQDCSHRPQNVACLKLEDARVKPELKTFTERLQNAKNDSSWNSVVKNKESGRSPENSPRENGPSRRERLPAGEAVRARGFEQATTVQSGPKRDENRDPSAPTTSLTHSPPSPESSPRPETPCNNWKKQNRHSIDGTATKAFHPCTGLPLLSSPVPQRKSQTGYFDLDASLIGCKGLPWASSKRVCLKREADRDEPQQQLLSASAPPASLSLLGNFEECVLNYRLEPLGNVEGFTAEVGASGTFCPSHMTLPVDVSFYSVSDDNAPSPYMGVINLESLGKRGYRVPPSGTIQVTLFNPNKTVVKMFVVMYDLREMPANHQTFLRQRTFSVPVKRESNGHVNKKSPPLGQGRTLRYLVHLRFQSSKSGKIYLHRDIRLLFSRKSMEVDSGAAYELKSFTESPADPPFSPRC, from the exons ACACTGCCGAGGAGTTCTTCGAGTATGACGCCGAAGAGTTCCTGATTTTCCTGACCCTACTCATCACAGAGGGGCGTACTCCGGAATGTTCCGTGAAGGGTCGCACGGAGGGGCTCCACTGTCCCCCTGCGCAGTCAGCAATGCCCGTCCTGACAAAACACGAGTGTAGTGACAAACTGCCACAG TGCCGTCAAGCGAGGAGgacaaggtcagaggtcatgttGTTGTGGAGGAACAACATCCCTATTATGATTGAGGTCATGCTGCTCCCCGACTGCTGCTATAGCGACGAGGGCCTGACGACAGATGGCACAGACATCAACGACCCTGCCATCAAGCAGGATGCACTGCTTCTGGAGAGGTGGACCCTGCAGCAAGTTCCCAGACA GAGCGGAGACCGTTTCATCGAGGAGAAGACTCTGCTGTTGGCTGTGCGCTCCTATGTCTTCTTCTCCCAGCTCAGCGCTTGGCTCAGTGCTTCCCACGGAATCGTCCCCAGAAACATCCTCTACAG GATAAGCGCCGCCGACGAGGAGCTCGTGTGGAACTTCTCGCAGACTCCGTCGGAACACGCTTTCCCCGTTCCCAACGTGTCGCACAGCGTCGCCCTCAAGGTGAGCGTCCAGTCGCTGCCACGCCAGCCCAACTACCCTGTCCTCAAATGCAGCATCCACTCTGGCCTCTCTTTTCTGGGCAAGAGGAGCCTGGAGCCGGGAGAGGGTCCGTTGCGTGCGGGCGAACTGGGCGAGAGTCACGGTGGCTTCCGCCTGCAAGGCTCGCCGCTCCTCTCCCGTCCCCTGCGTTCCCCTCTCCCCCAAAGCCCCCTCAACGCACGCAAATACCAGCCCCCCGAGGCCTTGCCCCCCGGCAAAGCCGCCAAGTGGTTCTACTCCAAGTTGAACAGCGGTCCCGACATCCCGCCCGCGGAAGTCCGAGGATCGTACGCTAACGGCGCGGAAAGCTTGAAGGCCCCGGGTACGGAGTCGCCCATCCACATATTCAAGTCCCTGTCCCTGACTGACCCCCCAGCGACGCCTAGCCCGAGTCCCCGGCCCCTCTCTGGCGAAACGAATCCCCTGATCGGTTCGCTGCTCCAGGAGAGACAAGAAGTCATCGCCCGCATCGCCCAACGTCTCAATTTCTGCGACCCCACCGCCCCCCACATCCCCGACGCCCTGTTCCCCAGTCCCAGGGGGACAGGGGAGACCCAGGCCCCCAAGACCCTGTGGGGCTCTCATCAGGATGAGGGCCCGTTCAAGAAAACCAAAGAGCCCAGTTTCCCCACCCCGCCTGCCTTTGCGCACGACAGAGGCTTTCCGGAGAGGGCCGGCCCCGAAAGGAGCCGGCCCTCTCTCTTCGACACGCCCCTCAGCGCTCAGAGCAAAGCTAGACTGGACAACGAGCCTCGGCTCTCGCCCAGACCAGCCATCTGCAGGAAGCTGCTGTTGGGCGACTCGACCGAGAACTCGCTCATATCGGAGGCGATGCAAGACATCTCGCGTCTCATCCAGGACAGACTCCAGAACTCGCAGAGCCTCCTGAACTGCACGTACAAGCTCTGCAAGGAAGGCTCGCTGCTCAAGCCTCCCCCCGACAGACCGGACTGTAGCCAGGGAAACCAGTGCGACAGCCGCCCCCCAAGCCATCGTACCTCCGCCGACTCCCCCAATATCGGCAATATCGCCAAGCCTCACATTTGCACAGACCTGAGTGGTACCAGACTCAAAGACGCCAACAGTATCCAGCAAGACTGTTCCCACAGACCCCAGAATGTGGCCTGTTTAAAACTTGAAGACGCAAGGGTCAAGCCCGAGTTAAAAACTTTTACAGAACGTTTACAGAATGCCAAAAACGACTCCTCCTGGAACTCCGTcgtgaaaaacaaagagagcgGCAGGAGCCCCGAAAACTCTCCCAGAGAGAACGGCCCGTCGAGGAGAGAACGCCTCCCCGCCGGCGAGGCCGTGCGGGCCAGAGGCTTTGAGCAGGCGACGACAGTCCAGTCCGGCCCCAAACGAGACGAGAACCGAGACCCCTCAGCTCCAACCACCAGCCTTACCCACTCACCCCCGAGCCCCGAGTCCAGTCCCAGGCCTGAGACC CCATGCAATAACTGGAAAAAGCAGAATCGCCACTCCATTGACGGTACAGCGACGAAAGCCTTCCACCCTTGCACCGGCCTGCCTCTGCTCTCCAGCCCG GTTCCTCAAAGGAAAAGCCAGACGGGTTATTTTGATTTAGACgcctctctgattggttgcaAAGGCCTCCCCTGGGCGTCCAGTAAAAG GGTCTGCTTGAAGAGAGAGGCTGACAGGGATGAACCCCAGCAGCAGCTGCTGAGTGCCAGTGCTCCTCCCGCCAGCCTCAGCCTCTTAGGAAACTTTGAG GAATGCGTGTTGAACTATCGCTTGGAGCCACTGGGGAACGTGGAGGGCTTTACTGCAGAGGTGGGTGCCAGTGGAACATTCTGCCCCAGTCACATGACCTTGCCAGTGGACGTGTCCTTCTACAGTGTCTCAGATGATAATGCACCTTCTCCTTATATG GGGGTTATAAACTTGGAATCTCTTGGTAAAAGGGGATATCGAGTACCTCCATCTGGAACCATTCAAGTG ACCTTATTCAACCCTAACAAGACTGTGGTGAAGATGTTTGTGGTGATGTACGACCTGAGAGAGATGCCAGCCAACCACCAGACATTCCTCCGCCAGAGGACCTTCTCTGTCCCAGTGAAGCGGGAGTCCAACGGCCATGTCAATAAGAAGTCCCCTCCCCTGGGACAGGGACGGACCCTTCGCTACCTCGTTCATCTGAG GTTCCAGAGCTCCAAATCTGGAAAAATCTACCTCCACCGAGACATCCGGCTCCTGTTTTCTCGCAAATCCATGGAAGTGGATAGTGGTGCTGCCTACGAGCTCAAATCCTTCACAGAGTCGCCTGCAGACCCTCCCTTCTCTCCCAGATGCTAG
- the arpp19a gene encoding cAMP-regulated phosphoprotein 19a isoform X1 gives MSEEIEETKTVETSAEEQNETETKVICPEKVEEAKLKARYPHLGNKPMGSDILRKRLQKGPKYFDSGDYNMAKAKIKNKQLPTAAAEKTEVTGDHIPTPQDLPQRKPSLVTSKLAG, from the exons ATGTCTGAAGAAATCGAAGAAACAAAGACTGTAGAGACTTCGGCGGAGGAGCAAAAC GAGACAGAGACTAAAGTGATCTGTCCGGAGAAGGTTGAGGAAGCCAAACTCAAGGCTAGATATCCTCATCTTGGCAACAAACCGATGGGTTCTGATATCCTTAGGAAAAGGCTTCAAAAAGgg CCAAAATACTTTGACTCCGGCGATTACAACATGGCCAAGGCCAAGATAAAGAACAAACAGCTCCCCACGGCCGCCGCGGAGAAGACTGAAGTGACCGGAGACCACATCCCCACACCCCAGGACTTACCTCAGAGGAAACCGTCTTTGGTCACCAGCAAACTGGCTGGGTGA